A part of Paraliobacillus zengyii genomic DNA contains:
- a CDS encoding head maturation protease, ClpP-related: protein MKNFDLNKVLQIKQVLDIKNQAEKGLKLSIYGFIGGWRNSAENILQQIEIADVEEIHVHINSGGGSAFDGIAIGNILKKHKAKVTIHIDGWAASAASIIAMAGDEIIMPSNTMMMIHQASTFEYGNAAIFEKTAKDLRKVDKAVTASYSNRFVGSHEELIELLNDETWLNADEAVALGFADKVADEIEIEDIEQENEEPENVNESIVAKYVAKAKPNNQKPKEPTPAEPKQNMSKLFLNLK from the coding sequence GTGAAAAATTTCGACTTAAACAAAGTCTTACAAATCAAACAAGTTTTAGATATTAAGAACCAAGCTGAAAAGGGATTAAAACTATCAATCTATGGTTTTATTGGCGGTTGGAGAAACAGCGCTGAAAATATCCTGCAACAAATTGAAATTGCAGATGTTGAAGAAATCCATGTTCATATCAATAGTGGTGGTGGCTCAGCATTTGATGGAATAGCAATAGGAAATATCCTTAAAAAACACAAAGCGAAGGTAACTATTCATATCGATGGATGGGCAGCCAGCGCTGCCTCTATAATCGCAATGGCTGGTGATGAAATCATTATGCCAAGCAATACCATGATGATGATTCATCAAGCTAGCACATTTGAATATGGTAACGCTGCTATCTTTGAAAAAACTGCAAAAGATTTACGTAAAGTTGATAAAGCGGTGACAGCATCATATAGTAATCGCTTTGTCGGCAGTCATGAAGAACTAATTGAATTGTTAAATGATGAGACGTGGTTAAACGCAGATGAGGCAGTTGCTTTAGGATTTGCAGACAAGGTAGCAGATGAAATTGAAATTGAAGACATTGAACAGGAAAATGAAGAACCTGAAAATGTAAATGAAAGCATAGTTGCGAAATATGTAGCTAAAGCAAAACCAAATAATCAAAAACCAAAAGAGCCTACTCCTGCTGAACCAAAGCAGAATATGAGTAAGCTTTTTTTAAATTTAAAATAA
- a CDS encoding phage portal protein — translation MESTSERIHMKRLAIQICVNLIGRTISQSEFRIKDGKKLIKDELYYRLNVRPNKNMSAARFWQTVIYKLIHDNECLIIKSDNDDLLIADDFYREEYGLVEDTFKSVTIKNFTYQRIFLMCDVIYLEYDNENLAKLLNSLYSDYGQLFGRLLEYQKFKNQIRATVDMENVNPKDKENQEKLQNFINRMYQSVKEKTFSIIPQQKGFKYEEHSKPSGSGQTIDDINKITNGFLDQVAKAVGIPPSLVHGEMADVEKHTRNFMTFCIDSLLKKIKDEFDGKFFSKQEYLSGKRMDIRRITYRNMFDVATAVDKLRSSGVANGHELRDELGMEESDDPIHEKYVITKNYSETVEGGEKE, via the coding sequence TTGGAAAGCACATCAGAACGGATCCACATGAAAAGACTGGCTATACAAATATGTGTGAATTTAATCGGTCGAACTATTAGTCAATCAGAGTTTCGTATCAAAGATGGCAAGAAGCTTATTAAAGACGAGCTGTATTATCGCTTGAATGTACGTCCGAACAAAAATATGTCTGCAGCACGGTTTTGGCAGACAGTCATTTATAAATTGATCCATGACAATGAATGCTTAATCATTAAGTCAGATAACGATGATCTATTGATAGCAGATGACTTTTACCGTGAAGAATATGGCTTGGTGGAAGATACATTTAAAAGTGTTACAATTAAAAATTTTACGTATCAGAGGATATTTTTGATGTGCGATGTAATCTACTTGGAATATGACAACGAGAATTTAGCAAAACTATTAAATTCGCTTTACAGTGATTACGGGCAGTTGTTTGGTAGATTGTTAGAATATCAGAAATTCAAAAACCAAATACGCGCTACAGTCGACATGGAAAATGTCAATCCGAAGGATAAAGAGAATCAAGAGAAGCTTCAAAATTTTATTAATCGTATGTATCAATCGGTTAAAGAGAAGACTTTTTCAATTATTCCGCAACAAAAAGGCTTTAAGTATGAGGAACATTCTAAGCCGAGTGGCTCAGGACAAACCATTGATGATATTAACAAAATCACCAATGGTTTTTTAGACCAGGTAGCAAAAGCGGTTGGCATTCCGCCATCACTTGTACATGGGGAGATGGCAGATGTTGAAAAGCATACAAGAAACTTTATGACCTTTTGCATCGACTCACTTCTAAAAAAAATAAAGGATGAGTTTGACGGCAAATTTTTTTCGAAGCAAGAGTATTTAAGTGGAAAGCGAATGGACATAAGACGTATAACTTACCGTAATATGTTTGATGTAGCAACTGCAGTAGACAAGCTGAGATCATCCGGTGTGGCAAATGGCCATGAATTACGAGATGAGTTAGGAATGGAGGAGTCTGATGATCCGATTCATGAGAAATATGTTATTACGAAAAACTATTCTGAAACCGTTGAAGGAGGTGAGAAAGAGTGA
- a CDS encoding terminase TerL endonuclease subunit yields MKINKHVSYYMNQYKAGKIKVSKYVVLLFSYLKNYVLNRDDIYFDEVTHERYIAFTEKNYFKLMPFQKFITAFVFLYYKEGNYPFFEQFFLYKARGAGKNGLISSLTNFFISDLHGIKNYNVSIVANSEDQAKTSFEEVYNTIEHDGKKGVLQSLFYHTKSEVVSRTNGSKIKYHTSNAKTKDSLRDGCVIYDEVHEYADSAIVDVFSSGLGKVKHSREFFITTDGFIRGGYLDDLKERAIRVLNGESLDDPLFVFMATLDDEKEMDDPSNWQKANPMFHEPMSAYGTELFRKVKTQYITLGNSKASARIRFMTKRMNCPATDLTASVATWDEIKATNRPFPELKHRTAVGGLDFASIRDFAAVGLLFKVGEDYIWKTHSFVRRGFLDAVDVKAPIEDWEEEGLLTILTGPVIDIKHIVNWFVEMREIYGLNRIVADTFRLDLVKTALEAEGFELIYIRNPKAIHSLLAPRVETLFAQQQIIYGENPLMRWFTNNVYVHIKKDGNKEYLKKDEVRRKTDGFQAFIHALWQADNILEDEEAFYLDDIAF; encoded by the coding sequence ATGAAAATAAATAAACATGTAAGTTATTATATGAACCAATACAAAGCTGGCAAAATAAAAGTCAGTAAGTATGTGGTTCTTTTATTTTCTTATTTAAAAAACTATGTTCTAAATCGTGATGATATTTATTTTGATGAAGTAACTCATGAAAGGTATATTGCTTTTACAGAAAAGAATTATTTCAAATTAATGCCGTTTCAAAAATTCATTACAGCTTTTGTTTTCTTGTATTACAAAGAAGGAAATTACCCGTTCTTTGAACAGTTCTTTTTATATAAGGCTCGTGGTGCTGGAAAAAATGGATTAATTTCATCATTAACTAATTTCTTTATTAGTGATCTACATGGCATAAAAAATTATAACGTTTCGATTGTAGCCAACAGTGAAGACCAAGCAAAGACTTCTTTTGAAGAAGTGTATAACACGATTGAGCATGATGGAAAAAAGGGTGTATTACAGTCCCTGTTTTACCATACGAAATCTGAAGTTGTGAGTCGCACGAATGGAAGCAAGATTAAGTATCACACGTCGAATGCAAAAACTAAAGATAGTTTGCGTGATGGATGTGTCATATACGATGAAGTACACGAATATGCAGACTCGGCTATTGTGGATGTATTTTCTTCTGGTCTAGGTAAAGTCAAGCATTCTCGCGAATTTTTCATCACGACAGATGGTTTTATTCGTGGCGGTTACTTAGATGATTTAAAAGAACGTGCTATTCGAGTATTAAATGGTGAATCCTTAGACGATCCATTGTTTGTGTTTATGGCAACGCTAGATGATGAAAAAGAAATGGACGATCCTTCTAATTGGCAAAAGGCAAATCCAATGTTTCATGAACCAATGAGTGCGTATGGAACAGAGTTGTTTCGAAAAGTTAAAACGCAATATATCACATTAGGAAATTCCAAAGCTTCTGCACGCATACGATTCATGACGAAACGAATGAACTGCCCAGCGACAGATTTAACGGCATCCGTCGCCACTTGGGATGAAATTAAGGCGACAAATAGACCGTTCCCGGAATTAAAACATCGAACTGCTGTTGGTGGATTGGACTTTGCAAGTATCAGAGACTTTGCAGCGGTTGGATTGCTGTTTAAGGTCGGCGAAGATTATATATGGAAAACTCATTCATTTGTCAGACGTGGCTTTTTAGATGCTGTCGATGTAAAAGCGCCAATAGAGGATTGGGAAGAAGAAGGATTACTAACCATATTAACGGGCCCAGTAATTGATATAAAACACATTGTTAATTGGTTTGTAGAGATGCGAGAAATATATGGTTTGAATCGGATTGTCGCAGATACGTTTAGACTTGATCTCGTAAAGACAGCACTTGAAGCAGAAGGATTTGAATTAATTTATATACGTAATCCAAAGGCAATTCATTCCTTGTTGGCTCCTCGAGTAGAGACACTTTTTGCTCAACAACAAATTATTTATGGCGAGAATCCATTAATGCGTTGGTTTACGAACAATGTTTATGTGCATATAAAAAAAGATGGCAATAAAGAGTATCTGAAAAAGGATGAGGTTAGGAGAAAAACAGACGGTTTCCAAGCGTTTATTCATGCATTATGGCAAGCTGATAATATTCTAGAAGATGAAGAGGCGTTTTATCTAGATGATATTGCATTTTAA
- a CDS encoding P27 family phage terminase small subunit, with the protein MTVTFRTDVSTHKIKDYLLSRVDTDSPVEVEKVGRYLKHIEIYRRMERTIKKEGVSITVKNGSQTYVKSHPLLTEMNKVNTSIMNIERTFNFIDNDETNNKTYTANDLI; encoded by the coding sequence GTGACAGTGACATTCAGAACCGATGTAAGTACGCATAAGATCAAGGATTATCTCCTGTCTAGGGTAGATACGGATAGCCCTGTTGAAGTCGAAAAAGTTGGTAGGTACTTAAAGCACATTGAGATTTATCGTCGTATGGAACGAACGATTAAAAAAGAGGGTGTTTCAATTACCGTTAAGAATGGCAGTCAAACATATGTGAAATCCCATCCTCTGTTGACTGAGATGAATAAAGTAAATACATCCATCATGAATATAGAACGGACTTTTAACTTCATTGATAATGATGAGACAAATAATAAAACCTATACAGCAAATGATTTGATCTAA
- a CDS encoding HNH endonuclease: MIQYKTNEQKRKFYDSAEWKALREQVKKRDNYECQQCKREGRVTVDTGEYSKKAKRKKIKLVVHHIKELYHYPELALDIDNLETVCVDCHNKEHGRLFPKKENKWDDEWW, from the coding sequence ATGATTCAATACAAAACTAATGAACAAAAGCGTAAATTCTATGACAGTGCAGAATGGAAGGCTTTAAGAGAACAAGTAAAGAAGCGCGATAACTATGAGTGTCAACAATGTAAACGTGAAGGACGAGTTACTGTGGATACTGGTGAGTATAGTAAAAAAGCTAAACGAAAGAAGATAAAGTTAGTTGTTCACCATATTAAAGAACTCTATCATTATCCAGAACTTGCATTAGACATAGATAATTTAGAAACCGTATGCGTCGATTGTCACAACAAAGAACATGGACGATTATTTCCAAAGAAAGAAAATAAATGGGATGACGAATGGTGGTAG
- a CDS encoding UvrD-helicase domain-containing protein has translation MKLIDKEDRDAILEDNRDIVVSASAGSGKTTIMVKKMIVEIEKIKDHRTLAAITFTVKATEEIKKKIKEDIKKTITVMTNDSFIENEIIRPFIKDALGMNFKNDYSVEYEDKYKFDDFESGLEQLENNNILGSFEDKKQNFKFRLAYEILENSKAAQEYLKAKYSWIFIDEYQDSDNDMHLFFMKLKNELKLKLFIVGDAKQAIYLWRGAMSNVFDLLKIESFSFYKLITNFRCDKEIENYANLFDNPQYFMDTSEYVENVVFKEYNPGNFYDRRNFIGFEQEFKSLVSMKELDLNNEITIISNFNNDAKKITELLNQEGFDFVFIPKTPIDEGIPNGYLLKELALFIKNSNSTYSIFDFLENNYIDERIGTRFEVNKIIEKLRVSEDLTYKKVEEIVYELADYLEISIEENEINKFNESIFNSNYDMAFRIIESKHKVMTVFASKGLEFDQVITFARYYKIYNEEHVQNHYVCITRAKEKFIMFIDDTEYYEHVSKIAYENGIEDSNTLFKYE, from the coding sequence ATGAAATTGATTGATAAAGAGGATAGAGATGCGATTTTAGAAGATAATAGAGATATAGTAGTTTCAGCTAGTGCAGGTTCTGGTAAAACTACAATTATGGTTAAAAAAATGATTGTGGAAATTGAAAAAATAAAGGATCATAGAACATTGGCTGCTATTACCTTTACTGTAAAAGCTACTGAAGAAATAAAAAAAAAAATTAAAGAAGATATCAAAAAAACAATTACGGTTATGACAAATGATTCTTTTATAGAAAATGAAATCATAAGACCATTCATTAAAGATGCATTAGGTATGAATTTTAAAAACGATTATTCAGTAGAATATGAAGATAAATATAAATTTGATGATTTTGAATCAGGATTAGAACAACTGGAGAATAATAATATCCTAGGTAGTTTTGAAGATAAAAAACAAAATTTTAAATTTAGACTTGCTTATGAAATATTAGAAAATTCAAAAGCTGCACAAGAATATTTAAAAGCGAAATATTCATGGATATTTATCGATGAATACCAAGATTCTGATAATGACATGCACCTTTTCTTTATGAAATTAAAAAATGAATTAAAATTAAAACTATTTATTGTTGGAGATGCAAAACAAGCAATATATTTATGGCGTGGAGCAATGAGTAACGTATTCGACTTACTAAAGATTGAAAGTTTCAGTTTTTATAAACTTATAACTAATTTCCGTTGTGATAAAGAAATTGAAAATTATGCAAACTTATTTGATAATCCTCAATACTTTATGGATACGAGTGAATATGTTGAAAATGTAGTATTTAAAGAATACAACCCAGGAAATTTTTATGATAGAAGGAATTTTATAGGTTTTGAGCAAGAATTTAAGAGTCTTGTATCTATGAAAGAACTTGATTTAAATAATGAGATAACTATTATTTCTAATTTTAATAATGATGCCAAGAAAATAACAGAACTACTAAATCAAGAAGGATTTGATTTTGTTTTTATACCTAAGACCCCGATTGATGAAGGAATTCCTAATGGGTACTTATTAAAAGAGCTTGCATTATTCATCAAGAATTCAAACTCAACTTACTCAATTTTTGACTTCTTAGAAAATAATTATATAGATGAAAGAATAGGCACAAGATTTGAAGTTAATAAAATAATAGAAAAATTGAGGGTAAGTGAAGATTTAACTTATAAAAAAGTTGAAGAGATTGTTTATGAATTAGCCGATTATTTAGAAATTTCAATTGAGGAAAACGAAATCAATAAATTTAATGAGAGTATTTTTAATAGTAATTACGATATGGCTTTCAGAATCATAGAATCAAAACATAAAGTAATGACAGTTTTCGCTTCAAAAGGCTTAGAGTTTGATCAAGTAATAACATTTGCACGTTATTACAAAATCTATAACGAGGAGCATGTACAAAACCATTATGTTTGTATTACACGCGCCAAAGAAAAGTTTATTATGTTTATTGATGATACAGAATACTATGAACATGTTTCAAAAATAGCGTATGAAAATGGGATAGAAGATAGCAATACACTTTTTAAATATGAGTAA
- a CDS encoding ATP-dependent nuclease: MKLKSLRVKNFRNFENVTIDLTNQNVVFGMNDVGKTNFLFAIRFLLDRDIRKNGFIESDYLKNDTNEIIEITLGIDLSDRESSEDSQHILAKVGKARSSNDLDNFFFQVKGVYDEGEEVGIPKIYWGSAKDNLEEIPQNGIYSDLDNLFKIVYIDPTIDLEKTFSKNRKKLFDQNKLETSDIVISNDIKKLGLDMNRKISSMGVIQSFQETITEEYQKLKKEKINIEMKSEITINGYFGNLVPYIKRENDDNVYPTSGDGRKKILAYSLINHLMKAQEGNKIIIYLVEEPENSLHRSMQIALSQQLFNSEVYKYFFLSTHSSELLYEMDNASLIRIYSEKRINCSSYIYNVDDEYKNVKKELNRALSTALFSEKVLLIEGPSEKVLFEKVLEKVFPRYELEGGYILEVNGIKFKPYVDVLKGLNITSIVKTDNDLKAKRGHPTKFDLIGINRCLNLIHTKGEQTKEHVEIDYYYENEKGNRVFKERVKQQMIKEKKREQYDVFEKSIKQFEENNIFLSRIDLEHDLYEVIEARMKEILGTKPIDYLQNHKLINMIELASKLTIEDCEAIIEHPLFQSLSKLVPNEID; this comes from the coding sequence ATGAAGCTCAAAAGTTTAAGGGTTAAAAACTTTCGTAACTTCGAAAATGTGACAATTGATTTAACAAATCAAAATGTTGTATTTGGAATGAATGATGTCGGGAAAACCAATTTTCTATTTGCTATAAGATTTTTGTTAGATAGAGATATACGAAAAAATGGCTTTATTGAGTCGGATTATCTTAAGAATGATACAAATGAAATTATAGAAATAACACTAGGTATTGATTTATCTGATAGAGAGTCTAGTGAAGATTCACAACATATATTAGCTAAAGTTGGAAAAGCAAGATCCAGTAATGATTTAGATAATTTCTTTTTTCAAGTAAAAGGTGTTTATGATGAAGGCGAAGAGGTGGGGATACCTAAAATTTACTGGGGCAGTGCCAAAGATAATTTAGAGGAAATTCCTCAAAATGGAATATATAGTGACTTAGATAATTTATTTAAGATAGTATATATCGATCCAACAATAGATTTGGAGAAAACTTTTTCTAAAAACAGAAAAAAACTATTTGATCAAAATAAACTTGAAACAAGTGATATTGTAATTTCAAATGATATTAAGAAACTTGGATTAGATATGAATCGTAAAATTAGTAGTATGGGAGTTATTCAATCGTTTCAAGAAACTATTACTGAAGAATACCAAAAGTTAAAAAAAGAAAAAATTAATATAGAAATGAAATCAGAGATAACCATTAATGGTTATTTCGGAAATTTAGTTCCTTATATCAAAAGAGAAAATGATGATAATGTTTATCCGACTTCAGGTGACGGGAGAAAAAAGATATTAGCTTATTCTTTAATAAACCATTTAATGAAAGCGCAGGAAGGTAATAAGATAATTATTTATCTAGTTGAGGAACCGGAAAATAGTTTGCATAGGTCTATGCAAATTGCTTTATCCCAACAATTATTTAACTCGGAAGTATATAAGTATTTCTTTTTATCAACCCATTCTTCTGAATTACTGTACGAAATGGATAATGCATCATTAATTAGAATTTATTCTGAAAAACGGATAAACTGTAGTTCATATATTTATAATGTTGATGATGAATATAAAAATGTAAAAAAGGAACTAAATAGAGCATTGTCGACAGCATTATTCTCTGAAAAAGTTCTATTAATAGAAGGGCCTTCAGAAAAAGTATTATTTGAAAAAGTTTTAGAAAAGGTATTTCCAAGATATGAGTTAGAAGGAGGTTATATATTAGAAGTAAATGGAATAAAATTTAAGCCTTACGTAGATGTTTTAAAGGGTTTAAATATTACTTCAATAGTAAAAACAGATAATGATTTAAAAGCAAAAAGGGGTCACCCGACAAAGTTTGATTTAATAGGAATTAATAGATGCTTAAATTTAATACATACAAAAGGAGAACAAACTAAAGAGCATGTTGAAATAGATTATTACTATGAAAATGAAAAAGGTAATAGGGTTTTCAAAGAAAGGGTAAAGCAACAAATGATTAAAGAAAAAAAACGAGAGCAATATGATGTTTTTGAAAAAAGTATAAAACAATTTGAAGAAAATAATATATTTTTATCAAGAATTGATTTAGAACATGATTTGTATGAAGTTATCGAAGCGAGAATGAAAGAAATACTGGGAACAAAACCTATTGATTATCTTCAAAATCATAAATTGATAAATATGATTGAACTTGCTTCTAAGTTAACTATAGAGGATTGTGAAGCTATAATTGAACATCCATTATTTCAATCCTTGTCAAAGTTGGTGCCGAATGAAATTGATTGA
- a CDS encoding site-specific integrase codes for MNFVQPIRDPELIRTIKHYFKSKSERNYMLFVTGINSGLRISDILPLRVSDTKQSYFNIKELKTNKQKRIEMTPALKRELRIYIDGKEDYEFLFKSREGVNKPIGRSMAYKILREAAEYVDLEEIGTHTLRKTFGYHFYKQSKDVAMLQKIFNHSSPDITLRYIGIDQDGMDKAMKNFKI; via the coding sequence ATGAATTTTGTTCAACCCATTAGAGATCCAGAGTTAATCAGGACAATAAAGCACTACTTTAAATCAAAAAGTGAACGGAATTATATGCTTTTCGTTACGGGTATAAACAGTGGCTTGCGAATATCGGATATTCTTCCATTACGTGTTAGTGATACAAAGCAGTCATATTTTAATATAAAGGAATTAAAGACTAATAAACAAAAGCGCATTGAAATGACACCTGCTTTAAAACGGGAATTAAGAATATACATTGATGGAAAAGAAGACTATGAATTTTTATTTAAAAGTAGAGAAGGCGTTAACAAGCCCATTGGTAGAAGCATGGCATATAAAATATTACGTGAAGCTGCAGAGTATGTGGATTTAGAAGAAATAGGCACACATACGTTAAGAAAGACATTTGGATATCATTTTTATAAGCAGTCAAAAGACGTGGCCATGTTACAAAAGATATTTAACCACTCATCTCCAGATATTACGCTACGATACATTGGTATTGATCAAGATGGTATGGATAAAGCAATGAAAAACTTTAAGATTTAA
- a CDS encoding ArpU family phage packaging/lysis transcriptional regulator, translated as MQMNFNLPKINRLQTRNAVESILEKYKFFLLMDPEELQPKITASFTITPPTMNNQFHSSTEDIAIKRIDHEKKRRDFIRWVQRSVNRLAYQERTVIINRYLQEDDIYDYEVYNDLGFSERKYYRIKSRAFYKLAFIMHIEVYEEERRA; from the coding sequence ATGCAAATGAATTTTAACCTTCCAAAGATTAATAGATTACAAACGCGTAATGCGGTGGAAAGTATCCTAGAGAAATATAAGTTTTTTCTATTAATGGACCCTGAGGAATTACAACCCAAAATAACTGCATCATTCACGATTACACCACCAACAATGAATAATCAGTTCCATTCTTCGACAGAAGATATTGCAATCAAACGTATAGATCATGAGAAGAAACGTCGTGATTTTATTAGGTGGGTGCAACGATCTGTTAATCGTTTGGCATACCAAGAACGAACAGTAATTATCAACCGTTATTTGCAGGAAGATGATATCTATGATTATGAAGTGTATAACGACTTAGGATTCAGTGAAAGAAAGTACTATCGTATCAAATCTAGAGCCTTTTATAAGTTAGCATTTATTATGCATATTGAAGTTTATGAGGAGGAGAGAAGAGCATGA